In the Geoalkalibacter sp. genome, one interval contains:
- a CDS encoding peptidase U32 family protein produces the protein MKNVELLAPAGDLEKLETALRFGADAVYLGTDRFGLRALAGNFDRDALRQARDLCRARGKKLYLTLNAWLRPEEFPDFAALLEELRPLDLDAYIVGDPGVLATVRQVDPRRVLHLSTQANTTNAPSVNFWQAAGISRVNLARELRLAEIRAIAAATSCELEVFVHGAMCVAWSGRCLLSAALTGREANRGLCAHPCRWRYALMEETRPGEYFPMEEDERGTYVLNSRDLCLVEHLPALVEAGASSLKIEGRMKSVYYVAAVTRVYRAALDRYLADPVGYAFDPLWREELDKVSHRPYGTGFLLGQEDAQVHAADSAYVRACDFVGVVREEQGALVVQGRNRFLPGETLETIGPAMRTAAFCVGEIRSLEGDPLPAGQPNRLVRLTLPEGTQEGDLLRRLVKSKGDTDKI, from the coding sequence ATGAAGAATGTTGAATTGCTGGCGCCCGCCGGGGATCTGGAAAAGCTGGAAACCGCCCTGCGTTTCGGCGCCGATGCCGTTTATCTGGGGACGGATCGCTTCGGCCTGCGCGCCCTGGCCGGAAATTTTGATCGCGACGCCTTGCGGCAGGCCCGCGACCTGTGCCGGGCGCGGGGCAAAAAACTCTATCTGACCCTCAATGCCTGGCTGCGGCCCGAGGAATTTCCGGATTTCGCGGCGCTGCTCGAAGAACTGCGCCCCCTCGACCTCGATGCCTATATCGTCGGTGATCCCGGTGTGCTGGCCACCGTGCGGCAGGTCGATCCCCGCCGTGTCCTGCATCTGTCCACCCAGGCCAATACCACCAATGCCCCGAGCGTCAATTTCTGGCAGGCGGCCGGCATCTCGCGGGTCAATCTGGCGCGCGAATTGCGACTGGCGGAGATTCGCGCGATTGCCGCAGCGACCTCCTGCGAGCTCGAAGTCTTTGTGCACGGCGCCATGTGCGTGGCCTGGTCGGGCCGTTGTCTGCTGTCGGCGGCGCTGACCGGACGCGAAGCCAATCGCGGTTTGTGCGCCCATCCCTGCCGCTGGCGCTATGCGTTGATGGAAGAGACCCGGCCCGGCGAATATTTTCCGATGGAGGAGGATGAGCGCGGCACCTATGTCCTCAACAGCCGCGATCTGTGCCTGGTGGAGCATTTGCCCGCCCTCGTCGAAGCGGGGGCGAGCAGCCTCAAGATCGAGGGGCGCATGAAGAGCGTCTATTATGTGGCCGCCGTGACGCGCGTTTATCGCGCGGCGCTTGACCGCTACCTGGCCGATCCGGTTGGTTACGCGTTTGATCCGCTCTGGCGGGAAGAACTCGACAAGGTCAGCCATCGTCCCTACGGCACGGGTTTTCTGCTGGGCCAAGAGGATGCGCAGGTGCACGCCGCCGATTCGGCCTACGTGCGGGCCTGCGATTTTGTCGGCGTGGTGCGCGAGGAGCAGGGCGCGTTGGTGGTGCAGGGGCGCAATCGCTTTCTGCCGGGGGAAACTCTGGAGACTATCGGCCCGGCAATGCGCACGGCGGCTTTTTGCGTGGGTGAGATTCGCTCTTTGGAGGGAGACCCTTTGCCGGCGGGTCAGCCCAACCGCCTGGTGCGACTGACTTTGCCGGAGGGGACGCAGGAAGGAGATCTGCTGCGGCGGCTGGTCAAATCCAAGGGGGACACGGATAAAATCTGA
- the ybgF gene encoding tol-pal system protein YbgF, translating into MPLALIASLSLVLLALLGGCAQPPARPAAVTPQADLARLEKRQQELDAKVSALRGELSQLQAEVQRLQAQPVERRPARVTEKDTPGGEITARVAPPPAPAPPTPTTPAPGTATETYLRAFSDYASGRYPQAIAGFEEFLRAFPDNEYASNAQFWIGECYYAQQDYERAALEFMKMASRYPQSARTPDALFKTASAYQKLGRADEARQLMNLLRERHPQSAAAQKSLEP; encoded by the coding sequence GTGCCCCTCGCTCTCATCGCCAGCCTGTCCCTCGTGCTGCTCGCCCTGCTCGGCGGCTGCGCCCAGCCGCCGGCCCGGCCTGCCGCCGTCACGCCCCAGGCGGACCTGGCGCGCCTCGAAAAACGTCAGCAGGAGCTCGACGCCAAGGTTTCCGCACTGCGCGGCGAACTCTCGCAACTGCAAGCCGAAGTGCAACGCCTCCAGGCGCAACCCGTAGAACGGCGGCCCGCCCGGGTAACGGAAAAAGACACTCCAGGCGGTGAAATCACCGCGCGCGTCGCGCCGCCGCCGGCCCCCGCGCCGCCGACGCCGACCACCCCCGCCCCCGGCACGGCCACGGAAACTTACCTGCGCGCTTTTTCCGATTATGCCTCGGGCCGCTATCCGCAGGCGATCGCGGGCTTCGAGGAGTTCCTGCGGGCCTTTCCCGACAACGAATATGCAAGCAACGCGCAATTTTGGATCGGAGAATGCTACTACGCGCAGCAGGACTACGAACGGGCGGCGCTTGAGTTCATGAAAATGGCCAGTCGCTACCCGCAATCGGCACGGACGCCGGACGCCCTCTTCAAAACCGCCTCGGCCTACCAGAAGCTGGGGCGCGCCGACGAGGCCCGGCAACTGATGAACCTGTTGCGCGAGCGCCATCCGCAAAGCGCCGCCGCGCAGAAAAGCCTTGAACCCTGA